GAGCTAAAGCCATCGCAATCCACACTCGCTGACGCTGACCCCCTGAAAGAGAGTCAACGAGACGGAATTTGTAGTCTTTTGTTCCAGTTACCTCAAGCGCCCAGTCAATGGTTTGATAGTCTTCTTTTGATAGACGTCCAAAACCCTTTTGATGGGGGAAGCGCCCATAAGATACAAGTTCTCCCACAGTTAGGCCCCTAGCACTTTCAGGGGTTTGAGGGAGAATGGCCATTTTTTTAGCGAGTGCTTTTGTATGTTCTGTTGAAATGTTTTCGCCATCTAAAATAACGGAACCGGATTGATGAGAAATAATTCGGGTGATGGCTTTTAAAAGCGTTGATTTTCCACATCCGTTTGAACCAATGATCGTTGTAATCTTCTTGTCTGGAATGTTAACGCTTAAATCTTTTACTATTAGACGTTCACCATAACTAATATGTAATTCTTCTGTATATAGGCGAACCATATCTGAACCTCCGTGT
This sequence is a window from Priestia aryabhattai. Protein-coding genes within it:
- a CDS encoding ABC transporter ATP-binding protein, encoding MVRLYTEELHISYGERLIVKDLSVNIPDKKITTIIGSNGCGKSTLLKAITRIISHQSGSVILDGENISTEHTKALAKKMAILPQTPESARGLTVGELVSYGRFPHQKGFGRLSKEDYQTIDWALEVTGTKDYKFRLVDSLSGGQRQRVWIAMALAQETDIIFLDEPTTYLDMAHQLEVLELLQKLNKEQERTVVMVLHDLNQAARFADYIIALKDGEIVKAGKCEEVITHDVLKKVFHIDAEIGRDPRTNKPMCITYNLLRGDN